The DNA segment TGACTTTCCGTGCCAAAGGCGTTCTGGAACTGATATCGATCAACTTGGAGGCCGACGTTCAGGCCAGCGATCAGATCGTTAAGGCTGCGCTGTCTGCGACCATTGCCGAGATAGAAGATATCGACATTACCATTCAGTGTTATCACGATGCAGTGAGCGGGGGCGCACGATGAATATTGAAAATGCCCTATGTCCAACTCAGCAGGCGAAGGCGGTCATTGATTTGATTATGGCCGCGCCTGACGAATACCTGAAAGACGAAACGGCGGTTTACGCGCTTTATTCGGTGATGGACAACCTAAATCGCGCGCTCAGCGCCATTCACGAGTTGTTTGACGATGCGAGCGCTATTTATCAAGCGCTGAGCAAAAGAGGCTTGTTTGAAGAGGTGATGGCCGAACTCAACGGGAAAGACGGAGAGGAGGGGAAATCATGAGTATCGAGTATTTGAACGCCGCCTTCCAGGTGCGTCTGATGGGCACCACCAAAGCGGTGCTGATCGCTCTGGCGGATCGGGCCAACCGGGCCGGTTACTGCGTTGCTTCGCTGGACGATATCGCGCTGCGGGCCGGGTGTTCGCCGCGTAGTGCGATGCGTGCCGTCGGCGAACTGGAAGCGCTAGGCCTGGTGGTCGTGGTGCGCGATCCTGGCCGGGCGAATCGTTACCTGTTGATGGTCGAAAAGTTCTCAACAACCAGTGACACCACGTCGCCGGATTTTCCCGAGATATCAACATCCAGTGACACGGCGTCACAGCAAGAAGTTATCCACACCGGCGACAATTCTGCAAAAACCCGTGACATTTCAGCAAAAACCCATGACACCATGTCATACAAACCATATAACCAAAATAACCATAACGCGCGTGCGCGCGAGGGTGGTGATGTCCACAAGCCGCCCGTTTCGCCTTTGTCCGGACAACCGCCCGACCGGTGCCGGCCGGTGGTGTTATCCGCGGCCGGCGGTGAGCCGCCGCCGGCTTCCAGTCGGCGCCCGCCTGGCCAGGCTGTCACCCGAGAACTAACCCACATCCGAGCGTTGTTGCTCAATGCCCAACTGCCTGTCGGAGGTAAGCCATGAGCTGCGCAAAAAATCAGCAAGGACTTGGGGCGTTTAGGGTCGGTAAAGCCTTGGGCTGTCTTTACGAGGTCGCGGCCAATCATCTTTCCGTGGAAGAATTGGAACTGTTGGAACAAGCCACCGCGTCGGCACAATATCAAGCGGAAAACCTATCGGCCGTGCTGCAGTCGTTGGGATCGGTTGCGGCATTCGATAAAGGTAAGCATTGGGACCACGGAAACGCGACGCCAAGTCTGCTTTGGATGCTATCCAACCAACTCGATATGATCGCCGGGTTGATCGAGATCGGCGAAAACGCCGAATATCGACTGCGAACCAGGGTGCAGCAAAACAGAGAGGGATAAACGGCTTGGTCGTCCGGGGCATGAAGCTCTCGCCATTAATTGTTGGTGTGAATGTGGCGGCTCTGATACGCGATAGAATTTGAGTTTGCGGGCATCTGCATAAGTGTAAAAATGCGCGCTGTCCCAAGGCGGATTGAAGGTATATCCGCCAAAATTGTTTTAGGAGGTTAAGTGGCTGAAAATAAAACAGACGGTTCCAATCAAGATGGCGAATTGGAATGGTGGAAAATGTTTAACGAACACCAAAAAGATGGGCGCCAAAGAGCTGATTTTCTTGCAAAATCAATATTCTTACTAAGTGGCGGTACTTTGGCGCTGTCAATCCAGCATTTCACTGATAAAACAAAAGGTTTACGACTTACACCTGATTTAGTGTGCATGGTGAGGGTCTCGTGGGTGGCGTTAGTTCTATCGATCGTCCTGGCGTTGATTGTTCTAGTTTTGATTCTTAGGCGGGATTACAGCCTAGGTGAGCGATGGCGTCGGAAATTGCAAGGTGAGCAGGTTGATGCGAGTGGTAGCCCCACGTATTTGGAAAATTTGATTTGGGGCTTAGGAATCACAAGTCTGATTTCTTTTATTCTGGGGCTGGTAATTCAGGCATTCATCGCGTGTCATTTGGTAGCGGCATGATG comes from the Methylomonas sp. EFPC3 genome and includes:
- a CDS encoding helix-turn-helix domain-containing protein, whose amino-acid sequence is MSIEYLNAAFQVRLMGTTKAVLIALADRANRAGYCVASLDDIALRAGCSPRSAMRAVGELEALGLVVVVRDPGRANRYLLMVEKFSTTSDTTSPDFPEISTSSDTASQQEVIHTGDNSAKTRDISAKTHDTMSYKPYNQNNHNARAREGGDVHKPPVSPLSGQPPDRCRPVVLSAAGGEPPPASSRRPPGQAVTRELTHIRALLLNAQLPVGGKP